Part of the Desulfobotulus pelophilus genome is shown below.
CCATAGACACCATTCTGGAGCTTGCCTCATTCCGGAAGGGAGGCCTCTGCCGATATCTGATAGTAGCCGGATGCCTGCCAGAACGTTTTCAGGAAGATATTGCAGTATCCTTGCCGGAGGTGGATTTCTTTGCCGGAACCGCCGCCTATTTTTCTATCCTTTCCTTTCTCGAAGAGGAAGATATTTTCATGAAGGAAAACGGATCTGTTTTTTGTCCGGATCCGGTGAAGGCACCCTTGCAGACAGCAGCCATGCCCCGTTTTCGCGTTGCGGTGCATACGGCCTACCTCAAGATTGCAGAAGGTTGCTCCAGGCACTGTACCTATTGTATCATTCCCCGACTGCGCGGTGTACAGCGAAGCCGTTCTCTTCATGATGTGGTGGCGGAAGCCCGTAATCTGGTTTCCCAGGGTGTGAAGGAAGTGGTTCTGGTGGCTCAGGAAACAACGGATTGGGGAAAGGATCTTCAGAATGGGCAGAATATCTGTGACCTTGTGGCGGAGGTATGTGATGCTGTAGGGGAGAAGGTTTGGGTTCGTCTTTTGTACGGTCATCCTGAAAGCCTCCGTGACGATCTTCTTGATCTGATGGCAAGCAGGGACAATTTTTGTTCCTATCTGGATCTGCCCGTGCAGCATGCCGCAGACGGGGTTCTGCGGCGTATGGGCCGTCACTATACGAATGAAGGGTTGCGTGCTCTTTTTTCACGTATACGGGCAAAGGTGGCCGATGTGAGCCTCCGTACAACGTTGATAACCGGCTTTCCCGGAGAGACGGAAGATGATTTTGAGATTCTTCTGGCTTTTGTCCGGGACATTCGTTTTGATCATCTGGGAGTGTTTCTTTATTCTGATCTTGATGATCTGCCATCGCACAGACTGAACAATCATGTTCCTCCGGAAGTGGCTGCTGCCAGGAGGGATAGGCTGATGGAGGTGCAGGCAGGTATTTCATGGGAAAGGCATCAGTCAAAAATCGGAAATAAATATGAGGTGCTCATTGAAGGGGTGCCTGAAGGTGATCTGGCCGAAGGAAGAACCCGGTTTCAGGCGCCTGAAGTGGATGGCATTACCTTTGTAGATGGCAGCGGGCTTGCGGGAGGAGATGTGGTGACCATTGAGGTGACCGATGCCTTTGACTATGATCTTGCGGGAAATGTGGTGGACTGATGGGTGATTTGAAAAAAGAGATTGCTGCTGCCGTTGCAGAGGATCTTGCAGCCATTGAAAAAGCCCTTGTGGCAAATCTGACTCCAGAGCTGGATCTCGTCCGTAAAATTGCCGGTCATACACTGTTTTCAGGGGGTAAGCGCTTACGTCCTCTGCTGTGTGTGCTGATGCACAGGGCTTTGGGCGGACGGGATGCCATTGTGACGGATGTAGCAGGAATTTTTGAGTTTCTTCATGCGGCCACGTTGATCCATGATGATGTGGTGGATGAGGCAGAGGTGAGAAGGGGCAGAGCGGCATCCCACAGGCTTTTTGGTGCTGCGGAAGCGGTATTGACCGGAGACTTTCTTCTGGCCCGTTCGCTGAATCTTGCTGCAAAAACAGGGAACCCTGAAATTATTGCCGTTATTGCCAATATTACGGAACAGATGGCCCAGGGGGAAATTGAGCAGCTGCGGAACAAGGGGGATCTTGGGCTTTCAGAAGCGGCATATGACCGTGTCATTGAACGAAAAACAGCTGTATTGATTGAAGGTTCCTGTAAAACAGGAGCGCTTTTGGCCAATGCCGGACCGGAAAGGGTGCAGGCTGCCGCCCGGTATGGGTGGGAGCTGGGCATGGCTTTTCAGATGGCCGACGATCTTCTGGACTATACGGAGGATGAAAGCAGTCTTGGGAAACGTCCCGGTGCGGATCTGCGGGAAGGAAAGGCCACATTGCCCCTGATCTGCGCCCTGCGGGAAGCTGATTCGGCGGACAGAGCCTTTTTAGAGTCAGTTGCGGGAACGGATTTTGCTAATGAAGATTTCATGCGCGTGAAGGCTGTTGTGCATGCCGCAGGGGGGATTGCCTTCACGCGAAAACGGGCCGAAAGACATGTCGATGCGGCTCAATCCGCTCTGGATCTGCTGGCGTTTGGTCCGGAGAGAAAGCTTTTGGAAATGCTCGCCTCCTATGCGCTGGTGAGAAAAAGTTGAACAGGCAGGTTTTTCTGGCCGTATTTTGTCAGAAAAGTTCAGGGAGAGGGCTATGGTAAAAAAAATATGGTATGTCTGGTGTGTTCTGCTTCTGGCAGGTCCGCAGATTTCATGGGTTCAGGCTGGCGGAGGGCAGAGCTTTCTTGTCATGGGAACAGCGGAAATTCAGGGAGAGGGGGGCCGGAATGCCCGGTCCCGGGCAGAGCAGGTGGCCCTTTCCAGAGCGGTGGAGCGTTTTGTTCTGGAGAGTCTGCCGGAGTCTCGTATCGCGTCATCGCTGACCATGCTGGATCCATTGTGGGAGGAAAAACCCGATGGGTACATTCGGGAATTCCGGATTCTGGGAACTGTCCAGGAAGGGAACAGGTATCATCTGGTAGCAAGGGTTCTACCGGACGGGGAAAAGTTGACAAGGCGCATGAAAGAGCTTGGGCTGGGCTTTTCGAGTCTGCCGGGTGTTCTGTTTATGGTTTCCGAACAGGGGCTTATGGATGATGCCCCCCGTAAATGGTGGGTGCCAGATGCCAGTATTTCAAGAACAGGTGGCAGGACCATGGAAGCCATGGTTACGGTGATGGGGCAGGCAGGGTTCCATGTGATCCTGCCGGATAACCGGCCCCTGTTTTCATTTGAAGCAGAGGCCCCTTCCGTTCTGGATACAAGGGAAGCACGGCGCATGGGGGCTCTTTTTGGTGCGCCTGTTGTTCTGGTGGGGCGTGCCCGTGTGGAGCCGGGTGGTAATGTGATGGGGGATAGCAAACAGTCTTTCCGCGCGTCGGTTCTTCTGGTTGCCCTTCATACGGAAACGGGTGATGTCCTGGCGGAAACAGAAGATTTTCTCGTGGTCGTGAATGAGAATCCTTCGGCCGGTGAGCGGGATGCATTGTATGAGGCGGGAAGAAGGGCTGCAGCCCGTATCAGTCCGGAGCTGCAGGCGGCATGGTCACGGAAGGCCGGGGAAGATTCCCTGGTGCGGGAAATCCGTATGGATATAGGAGGTGATAGTTTTCTGACCCGTTTTGCCCATTTCCGGAGAGCTTTGAATGAGGTGGAAGGTGTTATTTCCATAGAAAGGCGGGAGATCACGGCTCAGGGTATGGATGTTCGTGTGCGGTACAGGGGTCGGGGTAATGATCTGGCTACGGCCCTGATGGGACTGAGCTATGATCGTTTTGGTGTGCGGATTTCCGATGTGGAAGAGGATAGAATGCGGGTGACTCTGGTGGCATCGCCTTGATGAATATGGCAGGTTACGGAGTGTAATTCGCAGATCGAGCAGGTCAATTTTTGGTTGTTTTAGAAAAGGAGGCAGATTTTGGCACAGGAGGCAAAACGACGGGAAAAAAACCTCTATCAATTTGCGGGCCTTGTGGCGCTTTGCTTCTGGATGGTCATGACTTCCATGGTGTGCGCTGCCGAGCGTCTGACTGTGGAGAGACCAACGGTGAATGTGCGTTCAGGTCCTGGCACACAGCATAGTGTTCTATGGCAGGCGGAGGCCAACTACCCCCTTGAAGTTTTGGAGAAAAGGGATGGGTGGGTTCGGTTTCGGGATTTTGAAGGTTATGAGGGCTGGGTTTCAGCAAACCTCACAGGTACAACACCATCCGTGGTGGTAAAAAATTCCAAGGCTAACGTTCGTTCCGGGCCAGGTACCAGTCATTCCATTGTGTTTACCGTAGAAAAAGGAGTGCCTTTCAGGGTGCTGGGACGTCAGGGCGAATGGGTGCGCATCCGTCATGCCGATGGTGATGAGGGCTGGATCCACAGGAATCTTGTCTGGTAGGTACAACAGAAGCGGTTTTTTGTCTGCGTGTCGTGGGCGGAAGACTGCTTTTTTTATGAATGAAAGGTAAGAATATGGATGTAAGAAGCCGGATAAGCGCCCGTGGTAAAAAGGTGCTGGGGGTAGGTTCTGCCCTTACGGATATTCTTGTGCGGGCTTCCGATGAGGAACTGCAGACGATCAGCCATATCAAAGGTGGCATGACCCTTGTTGATTCAGATTTTCTGGATGGCTGTATGAAGAAGATCCCTCAGGCTGGAGAAACCGTACCCGGTGGCGCTGCCTGTAATACCATACAGGGCCTTGCCCGGCTTGGGGGTGAAGCTGTTTTTATGGGTAAAAGGGGGAATGATGCAACAGGAGACGCTTTTGAGTCTTTTTTGAAAAATTCGGGTGTACATCCTGTTCTTTCCGTATCCCGGACACCTTCGGGCCGGGTTCTTTCCATTATCACTCCAGATGCGCAGCGGTCCATGTTTACTTTTCTTGGTGCTTCCTCTGAGTTGGCTCCTTCCGATATTGTCCGGGAGCATTTTGAGACAGCTGCCATTGTTTTTATGGAGGGGTATCTCTTTTTCAATCCGGATCTTGCCTTTGCTGTGCTGGAAGAAGCTCAATCATCCGGGGCGGTGGTGGCTATGGATTTAGCCAGTTTTACCGTTGTGGAAGCGGCTTCGGATCTTCTCCATGATGCTGTTCCCCGCTTTGTTGATATTTTAATAGCCAATGAGGATGAGGCCTATGCCTATACGGGGTATCGGGATCCATTGAAAGCACTGGAATATATGGCTTCGGAGGCAGGTCTGGCAGTGTTGAAAATGGGAAAGGATGGCAGTCTTATCCGGTCAGGAGAAACATTATGGCAGATTGCAGCCTGTAACGGGAACTCCGTAAAGGATACGACGGGGGCCGGAGATTTGTGGGCGGCAGGGTTTTTGCATGGCCTTGTTCTGGACTGGCCCATGGAAAACTGCGGAGCTTTGGCTTCCGCTTGTGGGTACGAGGTTTGTTGTGTGGTGGGGGCGCAGATTCCGGAGGCCGGATGGTTGAGAATCTGCTCTCGTTTCTTACTCACCGGGGCAAGAGTGTCCCCTGTCGGTTCCTGAAAAGAGGCCTGTAATGGAAGAGAAAACAAATAAAAACAAGATGCCGGAAATTCCTTTTGATATGATTGAGGATGATCCCATTGCCCGTTTTTTTACCCGCGTGTGGGATGCCTGTAATACCTATACCCGAGAGCTTGTTATTGGTGGCTTTGTGCTGATTGTGGTTTTGGCTGGTGGCTTTGGGTACTGGGGATGGCAGGTGGCGGCTGAAAGGGATGCAGCCACGCGCCTGGGGCTGGTCCTGCAGGCGGCGGAGGTGACAGAAAATGGCAGCTCATCTGTTTTGCTGGAAGAGCTGCGGGCTTTGCAGAACGACCGTCCGGGAACCCTTTCCGGCCGTATGGCCCGTATTTATGAGGCACGTATGCTGTTTGATTCAGGGGATGCTGAGGCCGCACTAGGAGCCTATGATGTGGCTTTTTCTTTGCTCGGAAAGGACAAGTTGCTTGGCCGTCTGATCGTGTGGGAGAGGGCTCACGTCCGCTTGGCACTGGGGGATAAAGAAACGGCCCTTTCGGATTTTACGAGAATAGCATCGGAAAAAGATTTCTTTTTGCAGGAGTCTGCCATGTTCCATGTCGCTCGTCTGGAGGCGGAGATGGGAGCACCGGAAAAAAGTCGAGCGGCTTATGAGCGCATGCTGGACCGCTATCCTGATTCACCCTACAGAGAGGTGCGTGTTTTCTGATGGTGTTTTTCGCTTGATGGGTATGGCAGATGGTTCTGAATTCATTCAGATATCTGCCATTTTTTTTGGGTTTAATATTTTACGGTCTGCCTTTTTAACAAGAAAGCGGACCGGGGTCAGTCGGTCCGCTTTTCTAGGGAGAATGCCTTGTTTGTTAGCATTATGATTAGCAAGTGTTGTGCCACTTGGCTGGATTGTTGTTTTTTTTGTATAAAAACAATGGTTTGCCTTGTTATTTGCTGGTCGGTGCGGATGGGGTCTGTGTATAGTTTCGAAACAGCGGGTTCATAAATTTGAACTTTGTAGTCTTCTGTGTGGGAGACTTCTTTATAAGCGCTTGTTTTTTATTTTTATTCCGATGTTCATTTTTATTAACTCAGTGGTGTGGATTTTATGAACAGCGTCATGAATCTGCCTTGTCACGGGAAGAGCCCACGCGGATGTTGTATTTTTTTATTTTCTGATGCAGCCCGCTTTTAGTGATTCCCAGGCGGGCTGCGGCATGGGCCTGTATATGGTCGGAAGCTTTCAGGGCACGTTCAATGAGTTCCTTTTCCACATGGGCAAGGCTGTCGCTGAGTGAGGCCTCCGGCAGTGCCAGTGGAATGGCCGGTGACAGGGTATTTTGTTCCCGGATTTCTTTTGGAAGATCCTCTGGGGTGATCATGGGGCCGGGGGCAAGAAGGACGGCCCTTTCCATGACATTCTCCAGCTGGCGAACATTGCCGGGCCATGCGTAGTCAAGAAGATGCTTTCGGCATGGGCTGCTGAGGCCGGAGAGAGGTTGCCCATCGGTCCTCTGCGGTGAAAATTTCTGTAAAAAAGCCTCGGCAAGGAGCAGAATATCGTTATCCCTTTCCCTCAGAGGTGGAATTTTAAAGTGAACAACATGGAGTCTGTAGTAAAGATCTTCCCGGAACCGTTCCTTGCGCACTTCTTCATGGAGTTTTTTGTTGGTGGCAGCCATCAGACGGAAGTCAACGGAAATGGTTTTGCCTCCACCGACCCGCTCAATGGTTTTTTCCTGAAGCACGCGCAGGAGTTTTACCTGCATTTGGGGGCTTAATTCTCCTATTTCATCCAGAAACAGGGTGCCTCCGTCAGCCAGCTCAAACCGTCCTTTCCTCATGGAGATTGCGCCGGTAAAAGCACCTTTTTCATGGCCGAACAATTCAGATTCAAGAAGGCTTTCCGCAAGTGCCGTGCAGTTGACGGCAATGAAAGGCTTTTCTTTTCTGGGACTGTTGAAATGCAGGGCGCGGGCCACCAGTTCTTTGCCTGTGCCTGATTCTCCTTCGATGAGTATGGTTGCTGTGGATGGAGCGACTTTCCGTATGGTGGCATAGATCTGCTGCATGGCTTCGCTTTTGCCTATGATACTTGAAAATGAAAAGCGGTCTGCAATCATTGCCCGGAGTTGCCGGTTTTCGCGGACAACCCGGTAGAGATCCATGGCTTTTCCTACATGCTGGATAAGGGTCTCATTTTCAAAAGGTTTCAGGATGTAGGTGTAGGCACCCTGCTGCATGGCCTCGACGGCTTTTTCCACGGTGCCGTGAGCCGTCATCATGATGACGGGAAGATCCGGTTGCTTGTTTTTGATTGCTCTCAAAAGGGAAATTCCGTCCATGCCGGGCATGCGCATATCTGTTAGAACAAGGTCTATTTCTGACTCTGTCAGCAGTGTAAGGGCCTCCTCGCCGGAATGACAGCTCAGTGTCTCATAGTTTTCCTCTTCAAGGATTGCGCTGAGAATGCGGGGGTAGTTTTTTTCATCATCAACGATGAGTATGGTTTCCATGGGATCTGTCCTCTCCGGTTGGATCAGGGCTTGCGGAAGGCAGAGTTATTTTTACTCTGGCGCCGCCTTCCTGCCGGTTGCTGATATCCATGCTGCCTCCGTGGGCGACGAGAATTTTATCTACAATACCAAGACCGAGACCCGTTCCTTTTTCTTTTGTGGTGAAAAAGGGCTCCCTGATTTTTGTAAGTATTGTTTCCGGAACTCCCGGCCCGCTGTCTTCAAAAATAATGTGGATTCTGCCCGGGTCATTGAGAATGGAGATTCGAATTTTACCCCCTTGAGGCATGGCCTGCATGGCATTGAGGATGAGGTTAAGAAATGCCTGATAAAGCAATGCAGGGTCAGCTGTAATTTCAGGCACTTTGGGAGCGCAGTAGATCTGAAGGTCGAAGTTGTCATTTTCCAGTTCCTGCAAAAGAAAAAGTTTGTTTTTTTGCAGGATATCGTTGGGATGGCAAGGGACAGGTGCCATGCTTCTGGGGCGGGCATAGGTAAGAAAGTCTGTAATGATGGCATTCATGCGTGTGGATTCCTCAACAATGACCTGCGCAATGGTATTGCCGGGATCCAGTCGGTTAAGTTTTTTCTGCAGGAGCTCTGCTGAGCTGCGTATAATGCCCAGAGGGTTGCGGATTTCATGGGAGATGGTTGCTGTCATTTCGCCAAGAGCAGAGAGGTGACGGTTCTGGTTAACCTCTTCTTTGAGACGGAGTTGTTCCTGATTTCTTTCTTCGATAATTCTTTCCCCTTTTTTTACAATGGTTCTCAGAATAAGGAAGAGGATTCCCATGACAAGGGAGCTTGTGAGAATGACCAGCAACTGAAGGCGGAAAATTTTTCTGTAGTCATCGGAAACGTTTTGAACAATTTCCACAACACCGATGATGGGGCCGGAAAGAGAGGCTGTTGCATCTTCCATGCGCAGGGGAGCAAAGGTCGTGATGCGGGTGACACGGGGAAAGCGGAAGAGTATTTCCCACATGTTGCCAATCTGGACAAAGGATGTGGTGGATTCTCCTTTCATGGCTTTTTGGTAACCCGTGCCGCCCAGGTTTTTTTCCCCGACAATTTCGGTGTTAAAGCTGTAGGATATGATGTTGTCAAGATCATAAATGTTGACCATGTCCGGATGGAAACTGTGGAGAGTGTTTCGGATTACAGCGTCCATACGCTGGAACTGTTCTGGATCTTTGAGCTGGATCTGCCCGTACTGAAAATAAACCGGAAGAAGAAACTGCATAAAAATTTGATGGTTAAGATTTTCTACAAGGAGTTTGCCATACTCTTCGCTTTTTTGGATTAAAAGATTGCGCACCAGGTGGCTGTGCAGGGTGGAAAGGATGATGGCCCCGATAAACATGAGAACGAGACTGCTGAAAGTAAAATATTTTACGAGGGTAAATGATTCGCTCGGAGAAGCTGTTTTTTTGGAAGAGGGTGGTTCCGGGGCGGAAATCAGCTTGAAATTACTCATGTACGGGCATTTCTTTTGTTGAGGTTGTCAGTATCTGGAGTCTATGTATCACGGATACACAGGGAGTGTAGTGGATTTGCCGACTAAGCTCAATACGGGGAGCTTGACATTTTTTGTCGATTTCGGACAAAAAATGTCATTTTTTTATGAGGGCACCTTGCTCAAGGGTAGCCAAAGGATGGTTTGCAGTGGATGTAAATTAATTTTTCATATGGCCTGTGATTTGCTTTTTCTGAATTCGGTTATTTGTCTGAAAAAAAATGGTTTTGCTCCTTGAAGAGTAAAATCCTTTGGACAGGTATGAGGGTAGCCCGTTGATCAGCTCAGGGCGACCGGTAAACCATGGGTAATCTTTTCAGAATGCATGGAAAGAAAAGCGAAACGCTAGTCTACATATACTTTCTTTCTGATTCAGGGCACAGCATAAAGTATAAGAGATCGTTTCAAAAGGTAAAAACATATAAAAATATTGACTTGAACGTTGTTTTGCATGAAAAATGGAAAATCTTCCAGACATATGCTCATTGCAGATGTTTTCTTTGTCGACCCTGTTCAGCCTATCCTTTCGGCCAGGTAATAGGGGGTGTCTGCAACAGGAATCTTGGCCGCTGTAGTCCATGCTGCTGTATTCAGAGTGTGTCTGGCTGGATCCTCTCATGTACCGGGAAGGTATTGCTGAAGAAGCACATACCCATAATGTTTTCATGAAAACGGGTTAGAAAGGCTGCCATGTTGTTTGGAAAGACAAATCATCTAGTAGGGCTGGATATTGGTTCGGCCATGGTGAAGGCGGCGGAACTGGTGGAAACCAAAAAGGGGATGGTTCTCAGGCGCTTCGGGGCATTAGCTCTCAAAGCTGGTGCCATAGAAGATGGCATTATCAAGGATCCTGAGCATGTTGCTGCCGTCATCCGGGAACTTTTTTCGCTTTACCAGCTTCGCAATGACAGGGTTGCTCTGTCCATTGGCGGGTATTCTGCCATTATCAAAAAAATCAGCATGCCTGTGATGGAAGAAGATGCCCTTCAAAAAAGTATTCTTGTGGAGGCAGAACAGTATATTCCATTCGATATTCAGGATATCCGTATGGATTTCCAGGTGATGGGGGAAAATCCACAAAATCCGAATCAGCTGAACGTGCTTCTCGTTGCGGCCAAGAAAGATCTGGTCACCCAGTATGTGGAAGTGGCAGAGCTTGCCGGTCTGACCCCGGCCGTTGTGGATGTCGATGCCCTGGCAGTTCAGAATATTTATGAGTTTGTTCACGGTATTTCTTCAGAGGAAGTGGTCCTGCTGAACGTGGGGGCAGCAAAGATGTCCCTGAATATCGTGAAGGAGGGAGATTCCATATTTATGAGGGATGTTTCCCTTGGTTCCCGGCAGATTGATTCGAGAATCCGTTCCTTCACGGGATGTTCGGAAGAAGAGGCAGAGTCTCTGAAAATGGCCGGTGGCGGAAAAAAAATGCCAGAAGAAGAGTACTCTGGCGTTGTTGGTCAGGTTGTCGGCCAGTGGTGTACGGAAATAGGAAGGGCTCTGGACTTTTTTTATTCCACCTACCCAGGAGACCGGGTTGAAAAAATTGTTCTTTGCGGTGGAGGAGCCCATCTCGAAACCTTCAGGGATGCACTGGCCGCACAGACCGGATCCGAGGTTACGGTGATGAATCCCTTTGGGCTGGTACATGTGGATCTCGATAAAATTGATGAGGATGATATCCGGAAAATGGCTCCCCAGGCTGCTGTATGTATGGGCTTGGCGCTGAGAAAGATGGAAGACAAATGATACGAATTAATCTTTTGCCGTTCAGGGCGGCACGGAAGAAAGAGAATATCCGTCGTCAGGTTTCCATTTTCCTGCTTTCCCTTGTACTGGTTTTTCTGGTGATGGGTGTTGCTTATATGCGGATGGAAACCCAGGTGAGAGAAAGCCGTGATGTTCTTGAACGATTGCGGAAAGAAGCCACTACCCTTGAAAGAGAAGCCAGGGAGGTTGGAGTTATCCGCAGGGAGCTGGAACTTCTGAATCAGAAAATCGCTGTCCTCGAGTCCCTTGAAACAGGCAGACGGGGGTCGGTGGATATTTTTGAAGCACTTACGGATGCTGTGATTGCTCAGCGTATGTGGCTTCTTACTTACAGAGAAGATGGCGGATCGGTACGAATGAGCGGACTGGCCCTTGATGATAAAACCGTTGCGGATTTTATGACTAATCTTGAAAAAAGCGGGTTCTTTTCCTCCGTCAGCCTTGAGAGTGTGCGGCAGCAGATGCAGGGTAATATTGCTCTGAGGGCTTTTTCCCTGGTATGTCAGAAAGAAAATCCTGCAGGTTCTTAATAAGGCGAAGGTAAACATTATGACAGAAGATCGAAAAAAGAAAGCTGGGGGGAATGTAACCAAGCAGCTGGCCGATGCCAGTGCCCGGCTGGAACCTTTTTTTAACCAGATTAATGGTCTTACACGATTGCAGAGATTTCTGGTGGTTGCGGTGACCATGGTAGTTCTTTGTGGTGGTTTTTTTTATCTTCTTTATCTTCCTAAAATGCAGGCGTTGGCCCAGATCCGTGAGGATACCCGTTTGGTGGAAGATAGAATTGTCAGGGCACGGGCTAATCTTCGGCAGCTCAAGCCCCTTCAGGAAGAGAGAGCCGAAAAAGAGATGGCTTTTAAAGAGGCCATGAGGGCATTGCCGGAAAGACGAGAAATTCCGATGTTTCTGTCATCCATTTCTGCTTCCGGCAGAGATGCCGGACTGGATTTTTTGCTGTTTAAACCGGAGTCAGAGGTCCTGAGGGAATTTTATGCCGAAATTCCTGTATCCGTAGAAATGGTTGGCGGTTTTCATGAAACGGTAACCTTTCTCGATCACCTTGCCAGAATGCCTCGTGTGGTGAATGTTCGCGGGGTGGAAATGCAGAGCCAGGCGGATAGGGAAAAGGGGCAGACGATACGGACGCGATGTCAGATTGTGACCTATCGTTTTGTGGAGGTAGCATCTGCATCCGGTGAGTCTGCACAGAGAGGTCACGCGCAATGATGAGAATAAGCAGAAAAGTCGGTTTGGACCGGAGACTGTGGCTGGGGGTATGGATAACACTTCTGATTCTCCCTTTCGGCTGTGGAGAAGATTCTGCCCCTGTTCCAGAGCCTGAAAAAGTTGAGGTGGTAAGGCGAAATATTATTTTCCCTGAGCCCGAAAAGAAGGCGGAAGGGCAGGAGGGAGTGGTATCTTCCCATGGAATACCAGACGTTTCTGATATGACGGAAGCGATGGATGACAGCGATGGTGTGATGCTTCCCGCCGGAACGGAAGCGGATGAAGGGGAGGAAAAGGCAGAAAGCCTCCTGCCTCCGGATGTGGTGGCCGCTGCTGAAGAAACAGCGGGGACGGAAGAGGGGGTTGAGGCTGGCCTCTCTGTTATGCCGGAAAGGCAGGAATCAGGAGACCTGATTCTCGAGGTGGAAGAAATAAAGACCGATGACGGCGCTGCTGAAGGTAGCAATGAATCGGAAGGATCCATTGCTGAGGTTGTCGCCGAGGGTTTCACACCGGCTCTTTTTCTTCAGGAGGGTCT
Proteins encoded:
- the rimO gene encoding 30S ribosomal protein S12 methylthiotransferase RimO — protein: MKCYIETLGCARNQVDSEVLAGHMVRAGYPLAEGPEDAAIIIVNTCGFIQDAIDDSIDTILELASFRKGGLCRYLIVAGCLPERFQEDIAVSLPEVDFFAGTAAYFSILSFLEEEDIFMKENGSVFCPDPVKAPLQTAAMPRFRVAVHTAYLKIAEGCSRHCTYCIIPRLRGVQRSRSLHDVVAEARNLVSQGVKEVVLVAQETTDWGKDLQNGQNICDLVAEVCDAVGEKVWVRLLYGHPESLRDDLLDLMASRDNFCSYLDLPVQHAADGVLRRMGRHYTNEGLRALFSRIRAKVADVSLRTTLITGFPGETEDDFEILLAFVRDIRFDHLGVFLYSDLDDLPSHRLNNHVPPEVAAARRDRLMEVQAGISWERHQSKIGNKYEVLIEGVPEGDLAEGRTRFQAPEVDGITFVDGSGLAGGDVVTIEVTDAFDYDLAGNVVD
- a CDS encoding polyprenyl synthetase family protein, with translation MGDLKKEIAAAVAEDLAAIEKALVANLTPELDLVRKIAGHTLFSGGKRLRPLLCVLMHRALGGRDAIVTDVAGIFEFLHAATLIHDDVVDEAEVRRGRAASHRLFGAAEAVLTGDFLLARSLNLAAKTGNPEIIAVIANITEQMAQGEIEQLRNKGDLGLSEAAYDRVIERKTAVLIEGSCKTGALLANAGPERVQAAARYGWELGMAFQMADDLLDYTEDESSLGKRPGADLREGKATLPLICALREADSADRAFLESVAGTDFANEDFMRVKAVVHAAGGIAFTRKRAERHVDAAQSALDLLAFGPERKLLEMLASYALVRKS
- a CDS encoding SH3 domain-containing protein, which translates into the protein MAQEAKRREKNLYQFAGLVALCFWMVMTSMVCAAERLTVERPTVNVRSGPGTQHSVLWQAEANYPLEVLEKRDGWVRFRDFEGYEGWVSANLTGTTPSVVVKNSKANVRSGPGTSHSIVFTVEKGVPFRVLGRQGEWVRIRHADGDEGWIHRNLVW
- a CDS encoding adenosine kinase, which gives rise to MDVRSRISARGKKVLGVGSALTDILVRASDEELQTISHIKGGMTLVDSDFLDGCMKKIPQAGETVPGGAACNTIQGLARLGGEAVFMGKRGNDATGDAFESFLKNSGVHPVLSVSRTPSGRVLSIITPDAQRSMFTFLGASSELAPSDIVREHFETAAIVFMEGYLFFNPDLAFAVLEEAQSSGAVVAMDLASFTVVEAASDLLHDAVPRFVDILIANEDEAYAYTGYRDPLKALEYMASEAGLAVLKMGKDGSLIRSGETLWQIAACNGNSVKDTTGAGDLWAAGFLHGLVLDWPMENCGALASACGYEVCCVVGAQIPEAGWLRICSRFLLTGARVSPVGS
- a CDS encoding tetratricopeptide repeat protein, whose amino-acid sequence is MEEKTNKNKMPEIPFDMIEDDPIARFFTRVWDACNTYTRELVIGGFVLIVVLAGGFGYWGWQVAAERDAATRLGLVLQAAEVTENGSSSVLLEELRALQNDRPGTLSGRMARIYEARMLFDSGDAEAALGAYDVAFSLLGKDKLLGRLIVWERAHVRLALGDKETALSDFTRIASEKDFFLQESAMFHVARLEAEMGAPEKSRAAYERMLDRYPDSPYREVRVF
- a CDS encoding sigma-54-dependent transcriptional regulator produces the protein METILIVDDEKNYPRILSAILEEENYETLSCHSGEEALTLLTESEIDLVLTDMRMPGMDGISLLRAIKNKQPDLPVIMMTAHGTVEKAVEAMQQGAYTYILKPFENETLIQHVGKAMDLYRVVRENRQLRAMIADRFSFSSIIGKSEAMQQIYATIRKVAPSTATILIEGESGTGKELVARALHFNSPRKEKPFIAVNCTALAESLLESELFGHEKGAFTGAISMRKGRFELADGGTLFLDEIGELSPQMQVKLLRVLQEKTIERVGGGKTISVDFRLMAATNKKLHEEVRKERFREDLYYRLHVVHFKIPPLRERDNDILLLAEAFLQKFSPQRTDGQPLSGLSSPCRKHLLDYAWPGNVRQLENVMERAVLLAPGPMITPEDLPKEIREQNTLSPAIPLALPEASLSDSLAHVEKELIERALKASDHIQAHAAARLGITKSGLHQKIKKYNIRVGSSRDKADS
- a CDS encoding ATP-binding protein, with product MSNFKLISAPEPPSSKKTASPSESFTLVKYFTFSSLVLMFIGAIILSTLHSHLVRNLLIQKSEEYGKLLVENLNHQIFMQFLLPVYFQYGQIQLKDPEQFQRMDAVIRNTLHSFHPDMVNIYDLDNIISYSFNTEIVGEKNLGGTGYQKAMKGESTTSFVQIGNMWEILFRFPRVTRITTFAPLRMEDATASLSGPIIGVVEIVQNVSDDYRKIFRLQLLVILTSSLVMGILFLILRTIVKKGERIIEERNQEQLRLKEEVNQNRHLSALGEMTATISHEIRNPLGIIRSSAELLQKKLNRLDPGNTIAQVIVEESTRMNAIITDFLTYARPRSMAPVPCHPNDILQKNKLFLLQELENDNFDLQIYCAPKVPEITADPALLYQAFLNLILNAMQAMPQGGKIRISILNDPGRIHIIFEDSGPGVPETILTKIREPFFTTKEKGTGLGLGIVDKILVAHGGSMDISNRQEGGARVKITLPSASPDPTGEDRSHGNHTHR
- the pilM gene encoding type IV pilus biogenesis protein PilM; translation: MLFGKTNHLVGLDIGSAMVKAAELVETKKGMVLRRFGALALKAGAIEDGIIKDPEHVAAVIRELFSLYQLRNDRVALSIGGYSAIIKKISMPVMEEDALQKSILVEAEQYIPFDIQDIRMDFQVMGENPQNPNQLNVLLVAAKKDLVTQYVEVAELAGLTPAVVDVDALAVQNIYEFVHGISSEEVVLLNVGAAKMSLNIVKEGDSIFMRDVSLGSRQIDSRIRSFTGCSEEEAESLKMAGGGKKMPEEEYSGVVGQVVGQWCTEIGRALDFFYSTYPGDRVEKIVLCGGGAHLETFRDALAAQTGSEVTVMNPFGLVHVDLDKIDEDDIRKMAPQAAVCMGLALRKMEDK